The following proteins are encoded in a genomic region of Nicoliella spurrieriana:
- the argC gene encoding N-acetyl-gamma-glutamyl-phosphate reductase: protein MNVAIIGITGYAGMVLFGLLQKHPGIIKINIYQHDIKEAVPLKTLAPQYTYYSKAVKPYDSQTIIDENDAVFFATPAGVTSKLAKPFIDADFPVIDLSGDFRLKDPKEYEKWYHQPTAPQAELEQAYYGLADLTTNPGKNYVANPGCYATSVLLGLAPLMMNDSIDLDNIVIDAKSGLSGAGKKLSDSSHFVQANDNLQIYKPNEHKHIPEIMAMLKQWNPKVDHIQFMTTLVPFNRGIMSSIYVKVKDGVTEAMLKDQFAKVYKDHPFVKVADDSLPTVKEVVGTNECHIGLSYNPVTKYLLVDSVIDNMIKGAAGQAIQNFNLLFAYDADYGLKLTPVLP from the coding sequence ATGAACGTTGCAATTATTGGAATCACCGGTTACGCCGGCATGGTCCTTTTCGGACTCTTACAAAAGCATCCCGGAATTATTAAAATCAACATCTACCAACACGATATTAAGGAAGCCGTGCCGTTGAAGACCCTGGCTCCTCAATACACATACTACTCAAAGGCCGTTAAGCCATACGATAGTCAGACCATCATCGATGAAAATGATGCCGTATTCTTCGCAACCCCCGCTGGGGTGACGAGCAAGCTCGCAAAGCCGTTCATCGATGCTGACTTCCCCGTGATCGACCTGTCTGGTGATTTTCGATTAAAGGATCCGAAAGAATACGAAAAATGGTACCACCAACCCACTGCTCCACAGGCTGAATTAGAGCAAGCTTACTATGGATTAGCTGATTTAACCACTAACCCTGGTAAAAACTACGTCGCCAACCCGGGTTGTTACGCCACTTCCGTTTTATTAGGCCTCGCCCCATTGATGATGAATGATTCCATCGATTTGGATAACATCGTCATTGATGCTAAGTCGGGACTATCCGGTGCCGGGAAAAAGCTAAGTGATTCCAGTCACTTCGTTCAGGCAAACGACAACCTCCAAATTTACAAGCCAAACGAGCATAAGCACATCCCAGAAATCATGGCGATGCTAAAACAATGGAACCCTAAAGTCGACCACATCCAGTTTATGACCACCTTAGTTCCGTTTAACCGCGGCATCATGAGTTCGATTTATGTTAAGGTCAAGGATGGCGTTACCGAAGCGATGCTTAAGGACCAATTCGCAAAGGTATACAAGGACCACCCATTCGTAAAGGTGGCTGACGATTCATTACCAACGGTCAAGGAAGTGGTTGGGACTAACGAATGCCACATCGGCCTCAGTTATAACCCCGTCACTAAGTATCTATTAGTCGATAGTGTCATTGATAATATGATCAAGGGCGCTGCCGGACAAGCAATTCAAAACTTCAACCTGCTCTTTGCATACGATGCCGACTACGGATTGAAATTAACCCCGGTCTTACCATAG
- the argF gene encoding ornithine carbamoyltransferase, producing MQSQFNFFSNQFHGKSILAETDLTPNEMKYLVDFGLHLKAEAKQNNYTKYLAGKNLALIFEKNSTRTRSAFTTAAFELGANPVFLGKNDIHLSHKESVADTAKVLGSMYDGIEFRGYKQSDVETLAKYSGVPVWNGLTDEWHPTQTIPDLITIKENFGSFDGVKIAYLGDGRNNVAHSLLVGCAMVGIDVAIVSPDELDPADDVVNIAKDYAKQSGAKIEITADLASGLKGANVVTTDVWVSMGEDNWQERIDLLTPYQVNMKALEMTGNLDGKLIVMHCLPAYHDLNTEVGQEVYAKYHLSELEITDEVFNSKYARQFDEAENRKHGIKAMIAATLGNMYIPHL from the coding sequence ATGCAAAGTCAATTTAACTTCTTCTCAAATCAATTCCACGGCAAGAGCATCCTTGCTGAAACCGATCTAACCCCAAATGAAATGAAATACTTAGTTGACTTCGGCCTACACTTAAAGGCAGAAGCCAAGCAAAATAACTACACTAAATACTTAGCGGGCAAAAACCTCGCATTAATTTTTGAAAAAAATTCAACCAGAACTCGATCAGCATTTACGACCGCTGCCTTCGAACTGGGTGCCAATCCCGTCTTCTTGGGTAAGAATGATATTCACCTTTCCCACAAGGAATCAGTCGCAGACACCGCCAAGGTCTTGGGTAGTATGTATGACGGAATCGAATTCCGTGGTTACAAGCAATCAGACGTTGAAACGTTGGCTAAGTACTCCGGCGTGCCAGTTTGGAACGGCTTAACCGATGAATGGCACCCGACCCAAACGATTCCTGATCTAATCACAATTAAGGAAAACTTTGGTTCCTTCGATGGTGTCAAGATTGCCTACCTGGGTGACGGACGTAACAACGTGGCCCACAGCCTACTAGTTGGTTGTGCAATGGTCGGCATCGACGTTGCCATCGTTAGTCCGGACGAATTAGATCCAGCTGATGATGTTGTAAACATCGCAAAGGACTACGCTAAGCAAAGTGGCGCTAAGATTGAAATCACTGCCGACTTAGCAAGCGGTCTAAAAGGCGCAAACGTGGTTACCACTGACGTGTGGGTCTCAATGGGTGAGGATAACTGGCAGGAACGAATCGACCTATTGACGCCATACCAAGTGAACATGAAAGCCCTTGAAATGACTGGTAACCTCGACGGCAAGCTAATCGTAATGCACTGTCTACCAGCCTACCACGATTTAAACACCGAAGTGGGCCAAGAAGTGTATGCAAAATACCACCTCAGTGAACTAGAAATTACCGACGAAGTGTTCAACAGTAAGTACGCCCGCCAATTTGACGAAGCTGAAAATAGAAAACACGGCATCAAAGCAATGATCGCCGCTACATTAGGTAATATGTACATTCCCCATCTTTAA